One genomic window of Ruminococcus gauvreauii includes the following:
- a CDS encoding glycosyltransferase family 52 produces MMVYENYSVLMSVYIKEKPEYLKRSIESILNQTICTNDFVIVKDGPITAVLDKVLEEYASKYDFIHICGYEKNRGLGFALNYGLKRCINELVARMDSDDISLPERCEKEVNLFNENQKLEIVGTNIYEFSDDENNITGLKKMPASQEDINKYARRRNPFNHPTVMYKRSSVLKYGVYQEGQRGEDIALFTKMVFEGCVCANIDEPLLKYRAAADQFDRRTSKTDSDAVIRVIKNNYKIGYIGLADYLYVAAVQIAGRFFPKSIGKTIYKKLYRTSISVKEDNKTADLFVVNTPYHLIIACSLWKKGDVLVCVGDFKISNVLQNLINETFAHRTFRTYNFYYYRQNAINLVGFRKNVHCLKTELDQYSFLSIYTFNDVDPVTQWILKNTSNKNGVSLIEEGIGLYRNTTKRYETLFKIAGKILFGGTFENVRRIGESSCVKTIMCSSPEKLSDIQKTKTINLMPSIDYNKITKTIGIELICGTDWFIGQPLVEDGVMSEKEYLNGIQQLISISQKKGREIVIKPHPREKIEKYCNLGLRVINNFEIPIELLIDTTNQTIVYTYYSSAVLNLCRLPNINGIVLYKAFNLEESIPDYVFEQRKICLVTDIAKL; encoded by the coding sequence ATGATGGTTTATGAGAATTATAGCGTTTTGATGTCTGTTTATATAAAAGAAAAACCAGAGTATCTTAAACGTAGCATAGAAAGCATTTTAAACCAAACGATCTGTACAAATGATTTTGTAATAGTGAAAGATGGCCCGATTACAGCAGTACTTGATAAAGTACTTGAAGAATATGCATCTAAATATGATTTTATACACATTTGTGGGTATGAAAAAAACAGAGGGCTAGGATTTGCGTTAAACTATGGGTTAAAACGGTGTATCAATGAACTTGTTGCACGCATGGATTCTGATGACATTTCATTGCCAGAGCGTTGTGAGAAAGAAGTTAATCTCTTCAATGAGAATCAGAAATTGGAAATCGTTGGAACTAATATCTATGAGTTCTCAGATGACGAAAATAATATCACTGGATTAAAGAAAATGCCTGCATCTCAGGAAGACATTAACAAGTATGCGAGGAGAAGAAATCCATTCAATCATCCTACTGTGATGTACAAAAGATCATCTGTTTTGAAGTACGGTGTATATCAGGAAGGTCAAAGAGGCGAGGACATAGCACTATTTACAAAGATGGTATTTGAAGGATGTGTATGTGCCAACATTGATGAACCGTTATTGAAATATAGAGCGGCGGCAGACCAATTTGATAGGCGAACTTCAAAAACTGATTCAGATGCTGTAATAAGAGTTATAAAGAACAATTATAAAATCGGATATATAGGTTTAGCTGATTATCTGTATGTAGCTGCAGTTCAAATAGCAGGAAGATTTTTTCCTAAATCAATTGGGAAAACAATTTATAAAAAACTATACAGAACGAGTATATCAGTCAAGGAAGACAATAAGACTGCTGATTTATTTGTGGTAAATACTCCTTATCATTTGATTATAGCCTGTAGTCTATGGAAAAAGGGAGATGTGCTGGTCTGCGTTGGTGACTTTAAGATTAGTAATGTTTTACAAAACCTAATAAATGAGACTTTTGCACATAGAACTTTTAGAACATACAACTTCTATTACTACAGACAAAACGCTATTAATTTGGTTGGTTTTAGGAAGAATGTTCATTGTTTGAAAACTGAACTCGATCAATATTCTTTCTTGTCCATATATACATTCAATGATGTTGACCCAGTAACTCAGTGGATACTTAAAAACACTTCTAATAAAAATGGTGTTTCCCTAATCGAAGAGGGAATTGGTCTTTACAGAAACACTACAAAGAGATATGAGACTCTTTTCAAGATTGCTGGGAAAATATTATTTGGTGGAACCTTTGAAAATGTTCGTCGGATTGGAGAGAGTTCTTGTGTTAAAACAATAATGTGCAGTTCGCCAGAAAAACTGTCAGATATTCAAAAGACCAAAACTATTAATCTGATGCCTTCGATTGATTATAACAAGATTACTAAAACTATTGGAATAGAGCTAATCTGCGGTACGGATTGGTTTATTGGGCAACCACTAGTTGAAGATGGTGTTATGTCAGAGAAGGAATACTTGAATGGAATTCAACAGCTTATTTCAATAAGTCAGAAAAAGGGCAGAGAAATAGTTATAAAGCCACATCCACGAGAAAAGATTGAAAAGTATTGTAATCTTGGATTAAGGGTTATTAATAATTTTGAGATTCCAATTGAGCTATTAATAGATACTACCAATCAGACAATTGTTTATACATATTACTCATCTGCGGTTTTGAATTTATGTCGATTGCCAAATATAAATGGAATTGTACTTTATAAAGCTTTTAATCTGGAGGAATCGATTCCCGATTACGTTTTTGAGCAAAGAAAAATTTGTTTGGTGACGGATATTGCAAAGCTCTGA
- a CDS encoding glycosyltransferase family 4 protein, producing MKKIKLLLGAYIDSVNAQDINCYNIAKYIDKDKFEVHVLTHGGNVNIPSVICHSISNGRVFKNIEKYLTMKKIDADVYYLPRVEKVDILFAKRSKKTITSSVEIQTVYADEIYKRFFNEYISGYFCISGFLNDLNIDKWGKSVPVLYLGVSAEYENIHRKLLKNIIWIGSVVQRKRPELLIQLAEHFRNLNFILVGDGELLEEIKSKTKEMTNIFFTGKIDNSSVLEWLKKSDLLVMTSEREGLPKVVLEAASKGVPSVYINEYYKIDYIENGINGYEVSDINSMIRVIDLLANNNDMYMFCSQHASKLAQKYHWNILIKQYEDFFIDTFISEEKKV from the coding sequence TTGAAAAAAATAAAATTACTGTTGGGTGCCTATATAGATTCAGTGAACGCCCAGGATATAAACTGCTACAATATTGCAAAATATATAGATAAAGATAAGTTTGAAGTACATGTTTTAACGCATGGCGGTAATGTTAACATACCAAGCGTAATATGCCACTCTATCAGTAACGGAAGGGTATTTAAGAATATCGAAAAATACCTAACCATGAAAAAGATTGACGCTGATGTGTATTACCTGCCGCGTGTGGAAAAGGTGGACATATTATTTGCTAAACGAAGCAAAAAAACCATTACTTCATCAGTGGAAATTCAGACCGTATATGCCGATGAAATCTATAAAAGGTTTTTTAATGAATATATTTCTGGGTATTTCTGTATAAGCGGGTTTTTAAATGATTTGAACATCGATAAATGGGGAAAATCCGTTCCAGTATTGTATCTAGGAGTATCGGCAGAGTACGAAAATATTCATCGCAAATTATTGAAGAATATAATTTGGATAGGCAGTGTTGTACAAAGAAAACGGCCAGAACTATTGATTCAATTGGCAGAACATTTTCGTAATCTGAATTTTATTTTGGTTGGTGATGGGGAACTGCTCGAAGAAATAAAAAGCAAGACAAAAGAAATGACTAATATTTTTTTTACAGGAAAAATTGATAATTCCAGTGTTTTGGAGTGGCTTAAGAAATCTGATCTGCTTGTTATGACTTCTGAGAGAGAGGGTTTGCCAAAAGTTGTTCTTGAGGCAGCTTCTAAAGGCGTTCCATCTGTATATATTAATGAATACTACAAAATCGACTATATTGAAAATGGAATAAATGGCTATGAGGTATCTGATATTAATTCAATGATTAGGGTGATTGATCTGTTAGCTAACAATAATGATATGTATATGTTCTGCTCCCAACATGCAAGTAAACTTGCACAAAAGTATCACTGGAATATTTTAATCAAGCAATACGAAGACTTTTTTATAGACACTTTTATAAGTGAAGAAAAGAAGGTTTGA
- a CDS encoding polysialyltransferase family glycosyltransferase, with product MTLVEITRHELEKNIFSNKYGELDFYAYCNTPWHAIGIQSFVNNLSEKKQKLSGIVFLANQPGRDTIVHPEDFSFKSNVDVLYFKNIDAYREDKKNYLKKLLFSKNQVVLTNDNNIYMLRPFRPDYKFGAEYQIETGRKCVLVCLEEGVGTYKSNYELFQEKTKGSLKAGALFALTCCFNSYLKTKYKLNISSFTLLKKEKDSLSLNNEIANMYLESIQRAVNRRNIKYNSCIDTTRDYVIILTQPFEIKQDVVCKDIINREFDLVKEYLSQKGVDVYIKSHPRETEETIDNYRNRGFNILQSNIPIETFLEMLPKKPIAVIGAVSTALITANALNKVVAISVVDLIKKESDSSYLKAAIKFKRRYSYFVRFPQKIEQILGSGCKYED from the coding sequence ATGACATTAGTTGAGATTACAAGACACGAACTGGAAAAGAATATTTTTTCAAATAAATATGGGGAGTTGGATTTTTATGCATACTGTAATACCCCGTGGCATGCGATAGGTATCCAGTCTTTTGTAAATAATTTGTCAGAAAAAAAACAAAAGCTTTCTGGAATAGTTTTTTTGGCTAACCAGCCTGGGAGAGATACAATAGTTCATCCGGAAGACTTTAGTTTCAAAAGTAATGTAGATGTTCTATATTTTAAAAATATTGACGCATATAGAGAGGATAAAAAAAATTACTTAAAGAAATTGCTCTTTTCAAAAAACCAGGTTGTATTAACTAACGATAACAATATTTATATGTTGAGGCCATTTAGACCAGATTATAAATTTGGGGCTGAGTATCAAATTGAAACTGGAAGAAAATGTGTGTTAGTTTGCTTAGAAGAAGGCGTCGGAACATATAAATCGAATTATGAATTATTTCAGGAAAAAACCAAAGGAAGTTTAAAGGCCGGAGCACTTTTTGCCCTTACATGTTGTTTTAATTCTTATTTGAAAACAAAATATAAATTAAATATTAGCAGTTTTACGTTATTAAAAAAAGAAAAGGATTCACTCTCTTTAAATAACGAAATTGCAAATATGTATTTAGAATCAATACAAAGAGCAGTAAATCGAAGAAATATAAAATATAATTCGTGCATTGATACGACAAGGGATTATGTAATAATTCTAACTCAGCCATTTGAGATAAAACAAGATGTGGTATGCAAGGATATAATCAATAGAGAGTTTGACTTGGTTAAAGAATATCTTTCACAAAAAGGTGTAGATGTATATATAAAATCCCATCCACGTGAGACTGAGGAAACAATTGATAATTATAGGAACAGGGGATTTAATATTCTGCAGTCAAACATACCCATTGAAACGTTTTTGGAAATGTTACCTAAAAAGCCGATTGCTGTTATAGGAGCAGTAAGTACGGCGCTTATTACAGCAAATGCATTAAACAAGGTCGTTGCTATATCCGTGGTTGATTTAATTAAAAAGGAATCGGATAGCAGTTATTTGAAAGCTGCAATCAAGTTTAAGAGGCGATATAGTTATTTTGTTCGATTCCCTCAAAAAATTGAACAAATCTTGGGGAGTGGGTGTAAATATGAAGATTAG
- a CDS encoding O-antigen ligase family protein: MKISIRTIKNFLLCAFLILFLAFTGNYPNGRINIMLLLLLCLVGISLIAFKGKLQINSLYTIPLLYFLYFLSDVSNGISSSSDIVNLVICIALIVTFVQYIFNKSDTYTVIRIVFFVFLIAGPIIGIYQMVTGGFIFPETEASVYYNYKIFNSQQSNENYSALTMIIPVFLSLYLFSQSKKQTVKIFLVISALVSFVCLLLTFSRGAILGAAIALLVLIYSLSKYNKEIFKEITLGKIVFVIASLIAIVVLYSHAEKFVNSFDVRNLLEKKTHGSLEARIIQWKSIVTIMSNSGLKNLFLGYGSNYPNIVGSISGYYISAHNIFFGHLIQNGIIGCICLISLFVNSIKKSIEILKTDDLGGKFIAALVVTMWVAYQFVSMVRWELWFSIIVLELYYSSKYKSFESYSLKDSHYTCYAQSKNDFGGTV, translated from the coding sequence ATGAAGATTAGCATTAGAACAATTAAAAATTTTTTATTGTGTGCATTCTTGATACTTTTTTTGGCTTTTACTGGTAACTATCCGAATGGAAGAATAAATATTATGCTTCTACTCCTTCTCTGCCTGGTGGGCATAAGCTTAATTGCTTTTAAGGGAAAACTTCAAATAAACAGCTTATACACAATTCCATTATTGTATTTTTTGTATTTTTTGTCTGATGTAAGTAATGGAATATCAAGTTCATCAGATATAGTTAATCTTGTAATATGTATAGCCCTAATCGTTACATTTGTACAATATATTTTTAATAAATCCGATACCTACACGGTTATTAGAATTGTTTTTTTTGTTTTTTTGATTGCGGGTCCGATTATTGGTATTTATCAAATGGTTACAGGAGGCTTTATTTTTCCAGAAACAGAAGCATCGGTTTACTATAATTATAAGATTTTCAATTCTCAGCAAAGCAATGAAAATTATAGTGCACTAACCATGATAATTCCTGTCTTTCTCTCTTTATATTTGTTTTCTCAAAGCAAAAAACAAACTGTAAAGATTTTTCTGGTTATTTCTGCGCTTGTTTCATTTGTTTGCTTGCTACTTACATTTTCACGAGGGGCAATACTTGGTGCAGCAATAGCATTATTAGTATTGATATATAGTCTTTCAAAATATAATAAGGAAATATTTAAAGAGATAACGCTAGGGAAAATAGTATTTGTTATTGCCTCTTTAATAGCTATAGTTGTTCTATATTCGCATGCTGAAAAGTTTGTCAATTCATTCGATGTTCGGAATTTATTAGAAAAAAAGACGCATGGTAGCTTAGAAGCAAGAATTATCCAGTGGAAATCAATAGTTACTATTATGTCGAACTCAGGTTTAAAAAATTTGTTTTTAGGATACGGTTCAAATTATCCGAATATTGTAGGAAGTATATCTGGTTACTATATAAGCGCTCATAATATATTTTTCGGGCATTTAATTCAAAATGGTATTATAGGGTGTATTTGCCTTATATCATTGTTTGTAAATAGCATTAAGAAATCAATTGAGATTTTAAAAACTGATGATTTAGGCGGAAAATTCATTGCAGCATTAGTTGTAACTATGTGGGTAGCTTACCAGTTTGTTTCTATGGTTAGATGGGAATTATGGTTTTCTATTATCGTACTTGAGCTGTATTATTCAAGCAAATATAAGAGTTTTGAAAGCTATTCTTTAAAGGACAGCCATTATACATGTTATGCACAATCTAAAAATGATTTTGGAGGAACTGTATGA
- a CDS encoding cytidylyltransferase domain-containing protein codes for MKILAIIPARAGSKGIPNKNIRIISGHSLIYYSIKNALSSHYITDVIISTDSEHVRIIGEQMGAKVKWRDSSLCGDAVTLDAVIADAVPEGEWDYIITMQPTSPTLRVETLDAAIKYATDNDLDTLISAINAPHLSWGEKDGKKVPNYVERLNRQYLPPCYMETGAFVISKASVVTPKTRIGEKVDVYEIPEDESQDVDTFEDLRSVAATLEREKVAIYVNGNNKRGIGHIYRALELADEFYSKPDIYYDINQTDPKVFGVTTHTLIPVNGIHDLFNRCQKEEYTVFINDILTTSLDYMIGLRSVLPKAKIVNFEDDGEGILKADLVFNALYHQNNLPQVKAGEKYYISGKTFMFYEPIKIKEKVKKVFISFGGADPQNYSDRLLDIIYKEEYKDYQFVVVLGRAKYNVDALLEYNKYDNIEVLYDVSNMPEIMSSCDIGVTSRGRTGYELAILGIPSISMAQNHREEKHGFVCNENGFSYIGLNPEDEVIKATLDMYLKMSQKGRQHYQDMLLSHDLRGGRKRVMGLINGL; via the coding sequence ATGAAAATTTTAGCAATTATTCCAGCCCGTGCCGGTTCAAAGGGAATTCCGAATAAGAATATTAGAATAATTAGTGGGCATTCACTTATCTATTATTCGATAAAAAATGCTCTTTCGTCCCATTACATTACAGATGTAATTATTTCCACGGATTCTGAGCATGTGAGAATCATTGGTGAACAAATGGGTGCTAAAGTGAAATGGAGAGACAGTTCACTTTGCGGTGATGCCGTTACTCTTGATGCAGTTATTGCTGATGCAGTACCTGAAGGTGAATGGGACTACATCATTACAATGCAGCCAACATCTCCAACATTAAGAGTGGAAACATTAGATGCTGCAATCAAGTATGCGACTGATAATGATTTAGACACACTGATATCCGCTATAAATGCTCCTCATTTATCCTGGGGAGAGAAAGATGGTAAGAAAGTACCTAATTATGTTGAAAGGTTGAATAGGCAGTACTTACCTCCTTGTTATATGGAAACTGGTGCGTTTGTAATTTCAAAAGCATCGGTTGTAACGCCGAAGACAAGAATTGGCGAAAAAGTTGATGTATACGAAATACCGGAAGATGAATCGCAGGATGTTGATACCTTTGAAGATTTAAGAAGTGTAGCAGCAACTCTTGAAAGAGAAAAAGTTGCAATCTATGTAAATGGTAATAACAAAAGGGGAATCGGACACATCTATCGTGCCCTTGAGCTTGCGGATGAGTTCTATTCTAAACCGGATATTTATTATGACATTAACCAGACAGATCCTAAGGTTTTTGGCGTTACAACTCATACACTGATTCCTGTTAATGGCATTCACGATTTGTTCAATAGATGTCAAAAAGAAGAATACACTGTTTTCATTAACGATATACTCACCACATCGCTGGATTATATGATTGGTCTTAGAAGCGTTCTTCCAAAGGCTAAAATCGTAAACTTTGAAGATGATGGTGAGGGGATCCTGAAAGCGGATTTAGTATTTAATGCTCTTTATCATCAGAACAATTTGCCACAGGTAAAAGCAGGAGAGAAATACTACATATCAGGCAAGACATTTATGTTCTATGAGCCAATAAAGATTAAGGAAAAAGTAAAGAAAGTATTTATTTCTTTTGGTGGTGCAGACCCACAAAATTACTCTGATAGGCTCTTGGATATAATCTATAAGGAGGAATATAAGGATTATCAGTTTGTTGTTGTCCTTGGCAGGGCAAAGTACAATGTGGATGCCTTATTGGAGTACAACAAATATGACAACATTGAAGTCCTATATGATGTATCGAACATGCCTGAAATTATGAGCTCCTGCGATATTGGTGTTACATCAAGAGGAAGAACAGGTTATGAGCTTGCAATCCTTGGAATTCCGTCGATATCGATGGCGCAAAATCATAGAGAAGAAAAACACGGATTTGTTTGTAACGAAAATGGATTTAGCTACATTGGTCTAAACCCAGAAGATGAAGTTATTAAAGCAACTCTCGATATGTATTTGAAGATGTCTCAGAAAGGAAGGCAGCATTACCAGGACATGCTACTGAGCCACGATCTTCGTGGTGGAAGAAAACGTGTTATGGGACTTATTAATGGCCTTTAA
- a CDS encoding DapH/DapD/GlmU-related protein, translated as MINPKEIIGSDRIIQHRVIIGELSPGGGAPIIGKNVFIGAEAIILGSISIGDNAKIGAGAIVLHDVGLNDTVVGVPAHSVIKKL; from the coding sequence GTGATAAATCCAAAAGAAATTATAGGTTCAGATAGAATAATTCAGCATCGGGTTATAATAGGCGAATTAAGTCCAGGGGGAGGGGCACCTATTATTGGAAAAAATGTTTTCATAGGAGCCGAGGCAATTATTCTAGGATCTATATCTATTGGAGATAATGCAAAAATTGGAGCTGGCGCTATCGTATTACATGATGTTGGTTTAAATGATACGGTTGTCGGAGTCCCCGCGCATTCAGTTATCAAAAAATTATAA
- a CDS encoding N-acetylneuraminate synthase family protein, which produces MNRPYIIAEMGVNFYDTAKALNITPLEAAKMYIVGAAEAGCDCAKFQSYKADTIVSKNSPAYWDLSKEPTKTQHALFQKHDGFNEEDYRELCNYTHTKGLDFTSTPFDYASADYLEDMVDFYKISSSDLSNLPFIRHIARKGKKMIVSVGAAYLSEVDEAIRAIQGEGNNDITILHCVLSYPTDPKDANLKIIETLKKDFPDVKVGFSDHVAPDDTMMTLAVAYMLGAEVIEKHFTLDKTLSGNDHYHSGDPEDFKKAIANFRWIDQVLGSPERTVLNCELTPRREARRSLVLTRDMKAGEVIKEEDLIPKRPGTGISPKFAEIVVGRKVVRDLEEDTILTWDMI; this is translated from the coding sequence ATGAATAGACCTTACATTATTGCAGAAATGGGTGTTAACTTTTATGATACCGCAAAGGCGTTAAATATTACGCCACTCGAAGCAGCTAAAATGTACATTGTTGGAGCTGCTGAAGCTGGATGTGATTGTGCGAAATTCCAGTCATATAAAGCAGATACAATTGTATCCAAGAACTCCCCAGCTTACTGGGACCTCTCTAAGGAACCTACAAAGACACAGCACGCTCTTTTCCAAAAACACGATGGATTTAATGAAGAAGACTATAGAGAGCTTTGTAATTATACACATACAAAGGGATTAGATTTCACATCCACACCATTTGATTATGCATCTGCTGATTATCTTGAGGATATGGTTGATTTCTATAAGATTTCTTCCTCCGATTTGTCTAATTTGCCTTTCATTCGCCATATTGCAAGAAAAGGCAAGAAGATGATTGTATCTGTGGGTGCAGCTTATCTTTCAGAAGTTGATGAAGCTATAAGAGCAATCCAGGGAGAGGGCAATAACGATATTACCATCCTTCATTGCGTTCTTTCTTATCCTACTGATCCAAAAGATGCAAATTTGAAAATTATTGAAACATTGAAGAAAGATTTCCCTGATGTGAAAGTAGGTTTCTCAGACCATGTTGCACCGGATGATACGATGATGACTCTTGCTGTGGCTTATATGCTTGGTGCAGAAGTAATTGAAAAGCACTTTACTTTGGACAAGACTCTTTCAGGTAACGACCATTATCATTCAGGAGACCCAGAGGATTTCAAGAAAGCTATTGCAAACTTCAGATGGATTGACCAGGTATTAGGTTCTCCTGAAAGGACAGTTCTTAATTGTGAATTGACTCCTAGAAGAGAAGCTAGGAGGTCTCTTGTTCTAACCAGGGATATGAAGGCAGGCGAAGTTATTAAAGAAGAAGACTTGATTCCTAAACGTCCTGGCACCGGCATTTCACCTAAATTTGCCGAGATTGTTGTCGGCAGAAAAGTGGTTAGAGATTTAGAAGAGGATACAATCCTTACTTGGGATATGATATAA
- a CDS encoding lipopolysaccharide biosynthesis protein yields the protein MGYDIKIDYGDKCCLTIVAYLRVAFFRYIRQKSQGDKMESTNKKALKSGLWYTVSNFFVRSIGFLTTPIFTRLLTHSEYGAYNNYTSWLAIITIFVTLNLESTLISARFDYKDKFDEYILSVLALSCLSAFSWFILLNIFSNQTESFLGLERTYINAMLLYLMFLPAINLFQARERYYYEYKKTVITSLILAVGTAFISVLLVITMDDKLTGRIIGSVIPTVIIGLIFYLYFIRKGKKIKIEYWRYALPICLPYIPHLLSMTLLNSTDRIMIKHWCGDEATALYSLAYNCGTLVTMFLTSLNSAFSPWLGEKLSEKKYSEVREFSKKYICAFLFLAIGVMIIAPEILLILGGKSYLEAIYVMAPVSMGCICQFLYTLFVNVEQFKKKTIGMAIASAIAASVNLLLNWIFIPRYGYLAAAYTTLVGYLHLLCIHMFLVYRLKLSIVYSYRFVACSFVGAFVTMIIITMSYNNVIIHCIAITLYCILALCLILKNKSKINRFLKR from the coding sequence TTGGGATATGATATAAAAATAGACTATGGAGATAAGTGTTGCTTAACAATAGTCGCTTATCTCCGTGTCGCTTTTTTTAGATATATAAGACAAAAAAGTCAGGGTGATAAAATGGAATCAACTAATAAAAAAGCACTTAAATCTGGTCTATGGTACACTGTTTCCAACTTTTTTGTTCGAAGCATTGGTTTTTTAACTACACCAATTTTCACTAGATTACTAACTCATTCTGAGTATGGAGCATATAACAATTACACATCCTGGTTAGCAATAATTACAATATTTGTTACTTTAAATTTGGAATCCACATTAATTAGTGCTAGATTTGACTATAAAGATAAGTTTGATGAGTACATTCTTTCGGTGTTAGCATTAAGCTGTTTGTCAGCTTTCTCTTGGTTTATTCTTTTGAATATTTTTTCTAATCAGACAGAGAGTTTTCTGGGGTTAGAAAGAACATATATAAACGCGATGTTGCTGTACTTGATGTTTTTGCCTGCAATTAATCTATTTCAAGCAAGAGAAAGATACTATTATGAGTATAAGAAAACTGTTATTACAAGTTTGATTCTTGCTGTTGGAACAGCTTTTATTTCTGTATTGCTTGTAATTACAATGGATGATAAGTTAACAGGAAGAATAATTGGCTCTGTCATTCCAACTGTGATTATTGGTCTAATATTTTATCTTTATTTCATTAGAAAAGGAAAAAAGATTAAAATTGAATATTGGAGATATGCTCTGCCAATTTGCCTCCCATATATTCCGCATCTATTATCAATGACGTTATTAAATTCAACAGATCGAATAATGATAAAGCATTGGTGCGGAGACGAGGCAACTGCTTTATATAGTTTAGCGTACAACTGTGGAACATTAGTTACCATGTTTCTTACATCCTTAAATAGTGCCTTTTCTCCTTGGTTGGGAGAAAAACTTTCTGAAAAAAAATATAGTGAAGTCCGTGAATTCTCGAAAAAATATATTTGTGCATTTTTATTTCTGGCAATTGGTGTAATGATTATTGCGCCAGAGATATTGTTAATACTAGGTGGAAAGAGCTATTTAGAGGCGATATATGTTATGGCACCGGTGTCTATGGGGTGTATTTGTCAGTTTCTATATACTTTGTTTGTAAATGTTGAACAATTTAAAAAGAAAACCATAGGAATGGCCATTGCGAGCGCAATTGCAGCTTCTGTGAATTTATTATTGAACTGGATTTTTATTCCTAGATATGGATATTTGGCAGCAGCATATACGACATTAGTAGGATATCTGCACTTGCTTTGTATCCACATGTTCTTGGTTTATAGGTTGAAACTAAGCATTGTCTATAGCTATCGATTTGTTGCCTGTTCGTTTGTTGGTGCATTTGTTACAATGATAATAATTACCATGAGTTATAACAATGTCATTATTCATTGCATAGCTATTACATTGTATTGCATTCTTGCGTTGTGTTTAATATTGAAAAATAAGAGCAAAATCAACCGATTTTTAAAGCGATAA
- a CDS encoding transposase family protein: protein MFARSKSCTCPKCGKDSKHPHGTYERKVQDLPILGKSTWLLVNTHEYQCDSLDCDVMTFVGTINGFLVHGKSLVPC, encoded by the coding sequence ATGTTTGCCCGCTCTAAAAGCTGTACATGTCCCAAATGCGGAAAAGATTCGAAGCATCCACATGGAACTTACGAAAGAAAGGTCCAGGATCTCCCAATCCTCGGAAAATCCACCTGGCTCCTGGTAAATACCCATGAATACCAGTGTGATAGTCTAGATTGTGATGTAATGACTTTTGTCGGGACCATCAATGGATTTTTAGTACACGGTAAATCACTAGTACCGTGCTAG
- the tnpA gene encoding IS66 family insertion sequence element accessory protein TnpA, whose translation MDKITHQVCAEHLTRILNECRNSGMSKTVWCRANGISEKQFFYWQRILRREACDASQNPSLPVVAETEQLSAAQRTVSFAEIKLPAASPDASSVFRLDLVIRKGNLVLEISNSASSELLSRVGGILHAE comes from the coding sequence ATGGATAAAATCACACATCAGGTCTGTGCAGAGCACTTGACCAGGATCCTGAATGAATGTAGGAACAGTGGGATGTCCAAAACCGTATGGTGCCGGGCAAATGGGATCTCTGAGAAGCAGTTCTTTTACTGGCAGCGCATCCTGCGAAGGGAAGCCTGTGATGCCTCTCAGAATCCATCATTACCTGTAGTTGCAGAGACGGAACAGTTGTCTGCCGCTCAGAGGACGGTCTCTTTTGCTGAGATCAAGCTTCCTGCCGCGTCACCAGATGCGTCTTCCGTTTTCCGGCTGGATCTGGTGATCCGGAAAGGGAATCTTGTCCTGGAGATCTCGAATTCAGCCTCGTCAGAATTACTCTCCCGGGTAGGAGGGATCCTTCATGCTGAATAA